In Euphorbia lathyris chromosome 10, ddEupLath1.1, whole genome shotgun sequence, the DNA window ACTTGCAATTTTCCATCTTAAACTTTTTCATATTTCTTTTGCGAAGCCAATTTAACAAATGAAATTCCATCATCATTCTGATTCACCTCAATGCCAAGATAATAGGACATCAGACTAATATCGGTCATCTCAAATTCACgagccattgtcttcttgaaATGTTCAAACATTTGTGGATTATTCCTTGTAAAAATAAGATCATCAACGTATAAACAAACCAACAATATATCCTCATCTTTCACTTTTTCATACATGGAatattcatgtgggcatttgacaaaaccattttctttaaaatatttGTCAATACGGCTGGTCCAcgctcgtggtgcttgcttgagactgTATAGTGCATTGTTCAACTTTAGCACTTCATCTTCTTGGCCTTTGATAACATATCCAGGCGGTTGCTAGATATAAATTTCCTCCTCTAAATATCCATTCAAGAAAGCCGATTTTACATGCATTTGATGTATTGTCCACCTGTGTTGAGTAGCTACTAAGATCACCAGTATGCTCTCCATTCTTGCAATAGTGGTGAACACTTCATTGTAGTTAATGCCTGGTCATTGATTGAACCCTTTTGCCACCACTCTAGCTTTGTGCCTCACAACTTCACCTTTAGCATCATTCTTTGCTTTGAACGCCCATTTAACACCAATGGGTTTTTTACCAGTTGGAAGTGCGGTCAGCTCCCACATTTTGTTCTTTTTAATTGCTTCGATCTCCTCTACCATCGCTTTTCTCCATTGTTCGTCTTTTATGGCTTCATCTGCATCTAAAGGCTCACTATgaacaaaatgacaataaatgGTTAATTCATCATCAAGATTTCTTGTTATATTATAGAGATCTTCAACACGTTTGAACTTTTGAGGCATTTCTCTTGGACTCATGTCATTCGAACTGTCTCCTTCAATGACAAGTATTCTTAAACTGGATGTTGGTGTTATGGTCATGATTGGTTCCTCCTTATCAAACATTTTGTAACCTTTCGAGTGTTTAGAGTTGCCCACGAATAAATATTTCTTGTTTTTATCATCTAGCTTTCTCCTTTCTTCATTTGGAACATGAACATGGGCAACACTTccaaaaacacgcaaatgagaaatactgggCTTTATTCTGCTCCATGCTTCTTGAGGTGTTTGATCCTAAACACTGACTGTCGGGGATCTATTCATCAGGTAGATGGCACAGTCTACTGCTTCGGCCCATAACTCCTTTGGTAAATTTTTACTTTTCAACACGTTTCTCACCATGTTGAGCATTATCCGCTTTTTTCTTTTAACAACAACATTCTCTTGAGGCGATCTTGGAACGGAAAGGAAATGACGAATTCCATGTTCATCACAAAATTGTTTGAATGGATTGGACATATATTCCATGCCTCTGTCTGATCTGAGCTTGATGGAAGAACCACTTTCTTTTTCAACGagtgctttgaattttttaaatactCGGAAgacttcagatttttccttcaaaaaaataCACCCAAAGTTTTTCTATTATAATCATCAataaaaagtagaaaatatttatttttatccaaaGACAATGGAGTGATCGGTCCGCACACGTCTGTATGAACTAGCTCGAGTGGCGACTTTGCTCTTGACATcgactcctttggaaaactggttctgaattgttttccaaccAAGCATCCTTCACATAGCTGATGTGGTTGATCAATATGAAGTAACCCATTTACCATCTTCTTCTAACCCAATAGTTTTAGTCCTCTGAAGTAGAGATGACTATATCATATATGCCAAAGCCAGGGAGAACTCTTCACACAATGCTTTTAGACATTTGGCCATGTTCATCTGgatgttaattgtgaacattctgttCTTTGACATGAGTACTCGTGCAATCAATTCCTTTTTCTCGTTCAATAGGAGTAGTCTCCGGTCTTTCAtatgaacttcataatttttttcaAGCAATTGTCCCAAACTCAAAGTATTGCTTTTCATGTttggaacataataaacattgtCAATAAACTGGTGACTATCGTTTTTCAATCGAATGAGAATTGTTCCTCTACCGGTGATGGGAACCTTGGAtgaatctccaaatacaacattaccaCTAACGGATTTATCGATCACCACGAACATCTTCTTGTCTCTATACATATGGTTACTTGTCGTATTGTCAATATACCATATGTTATTTTCATGACTTTTTTCTCCTTCATAGGTAAGTAACACAGTGTGTTACTTCCTCATCATGAATATTTTTGGACATCTCCTCTATCTCCTTATGAGGACTCCAACATTCTGATGCATAGTGACCGTATTTGGAGCAATTATAACATTGAACATTGGACTTGTCAcgtccttcattcggcctccAGTTTCGTCTTCTGTGTGCATGTCCACATCCTTGGCTTTTGCCTCTTGTGGATTGAGTGCTTCTTTCATTGTTGTTGTAGCTGTTGTCACCTCTTCCTTGTGGTTGTCACCATTAACAAAATCAAGACAACTGGATGGAAAAAGTTAACTAGGTGACGTGGCACATGGATATTTTTGGAATAAcgaatttttgatttttttttttacttttctttctttctctctccttcttcttccgttcctcctcctattttcttttcttttcttcttcttcttcttcctcctctcttctcttcttcttccttttttcttcttcttcttctttttttcttcaatttttttttaattttggaaTTTCCAAAATTCTGGAAATTCTATGACGTTTGTAAATTCCAGAAGTTGAAGaacgtctggaatttccagatgtGAACTTCACGTCTAGAAAATCCAAACGTTCAAcatctggaattccagaattaaaaagaataagagaagagaagaaaaaaggGAAGAATAAGAGAAGaaatgaagaggaagaagaacaagagaaaatggaagaagaaaaaaccaaTACCGAATCGAAGTGTAAGAAAAAACCAATATCAAAATGCACTTAAAATAAAACCAATACCGAACCAACTTGTAAAAAAAACTGAATCGAAAAACCAATTCAATGGGTTCAGTTCGGTAGGcagtttaaaccgaaccgatacATATCTACCATTttcgaaacaaaaaaaaaacgacaACAGAAGCTCCGTTTTGCTGTCGTTTTATAGGGACGACGCATCTAATAATCCTGCGCTTGATTACACCACCCAGCAAGCATTTCATTTCCACTTCTTCTCCATTCACTCTCAAAACGCCAGAGCTTAAGCAAAGAGTTCAAATAAAGGTACGAAACTTCCTTGTAAATCTTTTCATTTTGCAATTTACATTCCTCACAATTGTTTTTTTCTCATTCTGATCAGTCGCTTTAATCATTCGTTATCCGCAATTGATTTTCAGAATTGTGTCTAGAACTTACTTTCTGATAATTGATATCGATGCTTTGAAGGTGACTGATAAAATTCCTGAGAGAGATGGTTTTCTTGTGCTGGGCTCGTCCTTCTCCTGAAGAACAGAAGAATTGTTTAATAAAGTAGATGGAAATGAAAATAATCATTCTCTATTATTTTTGTGGgaaattgaaattaattttggTCACTTACAATTGATATATGTATTGTCTTAGGTCATCTGATTTCAATTATGACCCAAAGTATAAAGGAGCTACTGCTAAATCTGCATCTTCCCTTAAAGAAGATGATCAGCTCTCCAAAGATGGTTTCTCACTAAACCATGCCCGTGTTTTAGTCGGTTCTGGTCTTCAGGCTTTTGAAAAGGGCAAATCAGCTCTTCAAACTTGGAGGTAAGCAATGAATAACCTTCAATTTTGTTTCTAAAGCTTATTGGTACCGACATTATACAAAACTCATAgggtcgagccgagctttgaccggaCTCGTGATAAAactaacgagctcgagccgagcttcgagctcttTTCAAGTTCAAAATCATGTTCGAGTTCGATTTATTAAGGAAATAAACGAGCTCAAAATTACATTCGAGTTTCATTCATTAAGGAAATGATCTGTTCCCAAACAGCTCATTTATTTGTTCACGAGTGTTGCCCACGAGCAGCTCGTTTTCGTTAATTTTGTTCATCAATTTTGCTCGCAACTCGTGAGCAGCTCATTAATTTTGTTCATACACTTTGTTCTTTATAGGTTAATTACAATTAGATGCATTGTGGTTTCAAGGATTTGCAAATGATCTATGGTATTTTTCGTTACAAACGCAGCaatgtggtttgcaaaatttcattttttattgaactcgccaaatttggccgataacgacctcaaaatgaaaattttcaagaattaaagttgtttagtatcatatttacgaGTTTTATCTTtataaacattaactttctctctcgtaaaaacaacacctaaatgaacTCAACCCTAAAAAGTCGAAGaactaaagttgcttaaaatatcatttaacccttgaaaattttcattttgaggtcgttatagACCGAATTtggaaaaatcaacaaaaaatgaaaattttgcaaatCATAGTGTTTGTTTGTAACGAAAAATGCCACAGGTACCTATCTGCAAATCCATGAAACCACAATGCATCTATTGTAATTGACTCTTAATTATATTCATAATCAAGTTCACGAGCTTTTCATTAATTGTGTTCATATCAAATTATtagatataaataatattactaaCACAAAATTATGTAGTTTTGATTCTGAAACCTACAAATTAAAGTTTGTTCATGAACATGTTCATGAGCTTTTTGATCGAATATGTTCATGAACATCATGATCACGAACCTATAACCATACCTGCTCGTGAACTTTCGAGTACGTTTCGTCGTGCTCCAGCTcgactcgtttataaatcgagcttCAAAATCGTGCTCAAACTCAACTCGTTTATAACTCGAGCCAAACACAGTCAAGCTTTTATCAAATTGAACGCTGaactgctcatgagcggctcggttcATTTACAGTCCTAAAAAAAACTGTAACATTGGACTCCTTTTTGCAATAAAGTCCGAGCTAAATTTGGTAGTTACCCCTTTTACGTAACAGTGAATGTGCTTGACAATAGAGAGATTCTGATAATAGAAATTGATTATAGGCATTTTGGATTGAATTGGGCATATGTTGACCCCAAAACTCCGATACAAACTGGTCAAAAGTTTTGTGTTTGTGTGAAGGAGTTCCTGCCATGGGTGATGATGCCTCTTCAGGTAGTTTATGTTCAAGAAACTCAGAATAAGAAAAAGGCTATGGCTTCCTTTTGTTTTGGTGGTGGCACTCTTCAAGGTCATTTGCTGGTTAGTGTTCATTTCTCTGCTGATTATATCATTTTAGCTGGAAAATTTCGATAGTTTCGTTCTTTATACGTATTATCAATACAAAGCTTAGTATAAGAGTGTCCGAACATCATTCTTGTGCATCGATACGTATTAATCTACGCTACATAATGCATCCTTATTGTTGTTTTGCTGCGTGACCGACATGTGCATTAGTTTTCAGATTTTCAATAGCTTCCGCGCTGAATTTTGGCATATCAAGTGTCCATATCGAAATTAAAACTATTGATATTGCTCGATATATGGCTGTTGAAACAGGCGGGGGAAGAGCGATTTTCAATTGAAATGGATGAGAAGAAGCAAGTATGGTATGAGATAGTTTCGATCTCAAAGCCTGCACATATTCTGTCATTTATAGGGTATCCATATGTTCAATTCAGGCAGAAGTTTTTTGCTCATCAATCTACTAATGCAGTTTTGAAACATGTTAATGCATCCTAAAACCCCTATCATGTATCagaattggattggattggatcaAATCCACAAGGTTGGGTATTttctagggtaaattacacccatgggcactgaattttacccattttaatattgtggccactgaaatttacactttttaacttCGGTGGTGattcaacgcctcaaaacgaccgttgaaaacctcaaaataaaaaaattgaagagttaatgatattctaaggaactttaatttttgaaaattttcattttgagctcatttaggtgttgttcgGTTAGTAGAGAAAgattgaatttttagagagaaagagcTCCAACaaatatgattttggaaaataaaaaaatgtggtttcatggtaagtgtcgttctgaacaactttaattcttaaatatttttcatttttaggtCGTTAActgtcattttgaggagttagttaaagttgagtggccaccagtgGTAAAAAGTATAAAGCTCAGTGGTcaataccgttaagaattgaagtttagtggccacaATGTAAAAATGGATGAAGtacagtggccatgggtgtaatttacccattgtTTTAGTGTTCATGTGGCACCGGAATAATGACGTGGAGTGGACATTCAGCTCCTGCCAAAAGAGTTGAATGTCCACTCCACATCATCATTCCGGTGCCACATGAACACTTAAAcagggcaaattattagaagtatCCAGTTCTCCATGACAACAAATAGAGGAcattccatacatattttgacacgtgtaatatgGATCCACAAATTTTATAAGAGGcttcactattttaattattacgtggagtcaccatacacgtgtccaaatattAATTGGGGATCTTTCGTGTGACATGGAAGACcggatgcttaatataagaactccttAAACAGCCATTATGAGCTCCTTTGATCATCCATTCCACGACATCATTCTGGTGCCACATAGATACTGAAATAGCTATTGTGGCTGGACCAAAAttttagtgatttttttttgtctcattttATGTTTGATGCAATGACCAAATTTCAGTGATCATGGGTGTGGTATACCCAATTTCCTTGGGTTCTTTTCTGCAATTTTCAGTTTTTCTCTGTTTTTTCTAGATTTCTAGCTGCCTCTAAGAAATTACCAACAAAGAAATGACACCTGAAAAGTGGGGGAAAACAAATAGATGAGAGGtttccttcttcctcttcaaagTAGATATAGTTATTCTTACTCAAAAGCAATAGAAAATCATGCACAATGGAAGTTTAGAGGCAGAAGCAAGTCTAGATTTAGAGTTAATAATTGTTTTAATATGTATGTGTTGGTCAACtgtgacaattattttgaatTAATAGTATATAAATTTGTACATGTTACAAACAAAGGGTAAGAAATATAGCTATAAAAAACAATCCATTCACTCAATGCGTATAACAAAGGGTAAGAAATATAGCTATCAAAATTGATCTAGAAAAGACGTATGATAAATTGAGATAAGACTTCACCTTGGACACGTTGAAAAGCATTGGTTGCCAGAGAATTGGGTTACAATTTTGAAACCGTCTATCTCAACTTCGACTATCTGGATCACTCTAAATGGTGAGCTCACTAACGCTTTCAAGTCGACCAGATGGATCAGACAAAGGACCTTATATCCCTTTTCCTGTTTGTACTATGTATAGA includes these proteins:
- the LOC136208434 gene encoding UPF0548 protein At2g17695 — its product is MVFLCWARPSPEEQKNCLIKSSDFNYDPKYKGATAKSASSLKEDDQLSKDGFSLNHARVLVGSGLQAFEKGKSALQTWRHFGLNWAYVDPKTPIQTGQKFCVCVKEFLPWVMMPLQVVYVQETQNKKKAMASFCFGGGTLQGHLLAGEERFSIEMDEKKQVWYEIVSISKPAHILSFIGYPYVQFRQKFFAHQSTNAVLKHVNAS